TGTGAAATTGTAATTGCTGGAATTAGCTCATTTTTCCAGATCCAAAATCTCCCTGATCTTGTTGATTTCTGTCATTTCCTCAGACAATCCAGCCCCATCATTTGCAGCAATTTTCTCACGGAATGCTGTCAAATTTGATATGTAGCCATCCAGGGCAGAAAGGATATTGTCCTTGTTTTCAGTCAAAATGGGAGCCCACATCGCAGGGCTTGATTTTGCCAAACGCACAGTGGAAGCAAAACCTGAACCTGCCATATCAAAAATATTCTTTTCATCTTCCATCTTCTGCAAAACAGTTTTTCCTAGCATGAAAGAGGAAACATGGGACAAATGTGATACAAATGCCAGGTGCCGGTCATGCTCTTCCGGGTCCATGAATCTCAATTTGATATTTAAGGCATCAAAAAGTTCATAGGCTTTTTCTTTAAGCTGCAGGTCTGTTTTTTCTAAGTCGCAAATGATCAGGACTTTGCGGGTGAGTAAGTCCGCGAAGGCTGCTTTGGGACCGGAATATTCTGTCCCGGCTATGGGGTGCGCGGCCAGATATTGCTTTCTCTTGGGATGATCTGCCACTAGTTTGCAAAGCTTGGCTTTGGTAGAACCCACGTCAAAAACTAAGGTCTCTTCTCCGACCTGATCCAGAGTTTTCAATAGCAAATCTCCCAATGTATCCGCTGGAGTGGCCAGGATCACGATATCTACATCTGCATCAGGCTGATCCTTTGCTTCCTGAATGATACCTAGATTTAATGCATCCTGGAGGTTTTTTTCGCTTGCATCCGTACCAGAAATAGAGATTTCAGGGAATTTTGATTTAGCCGCCAAAGCAAATGAGCCCCCGAGTAGCCCTAAACCTATGATGTGTAATTTTTTCATTTTCTCTTATTTAATGCGGTTGATAGCCTCCAAAATCTTAAACTCAGGCATGCATAGTGAAAACCTCACGTAATCATTGCCATCCGAACCAAAGATTTTCCCTGGAGTAATAAATATATATCTTTCGTAGAGTAACTCGTCAACGATCTGATCAGCAGTTTTACCTTCAGGTACCTTGCACCAGACAAAAAGACCTGCTGCCTTTTCATCGTAGGTCAGTCCCAGTTTGTCTGCCAACTTCCAGACTAGTTTTCTCCTGCTTTGGTAGGTGCTTTCTATGTCTGCAAACCAACTTTCCCCCAGATTCAATGCTGCTATAGCACCCTTTTGGATCCCAAGAAACATTCCGGAATCCATGTTGCTTTTCACTTTTAATACCTTAGAGATCCAATCTTCTCTTCCTGTCAGCATCCCGACCCGCCAGCCCGGCATATTGAAAGCTTTACTTAGGGAATTTAATTCAAGCGCAACCTCCTTGGCTTCGGGAATGGATAGGATGCTCAGAGGTTCCTTAGTCAGGATATGGCTGTAGGGATTATCATGAAGCAAAACGATTTCATGTTTTTTGGCAAAGGTAACCAGTTCCTGCATCAGGGTTTTGCTGCCTGGAGCGCCGGTGGGCATATGCGGATAATTGATCCACATGATTTTCACTTTGCTGAGGTCTTGATTCTCTATTTCTTCGAAATTTGGCCGTCCGGCTTTTTCTAGGTCTATGGAATAATAAATTGGTTTAGCCCCCACTAGCTTGCACACCGAGGTGTAGGTAGGATATCCAGGATTGGGGACCAATACTTCATCTCCAGGATTTAGAAAGGTCAAACTCAGGTGCATAATCCCTTCTTTGGAGCCCATCATGGGTAGGATTTCCTTGCTTGGGTCTAGGCTGACTCCATATGCTCTGGAGTAGAAATTTGAAATGGCTGTTCGCAACTCTGGTATGCCCTGGTAACTCTGGTAACCATGGGCCTGAGGATTGTCAGCGGTATTTTTCAGTGCTTCCGTCACCAATTTATCTGGCGCCAGATCCGGACTTCCGATTCCCAGGTTGATGATTGGCTTACCTTCCGCAATCATTTGATTTACCTCACGGAGCTTGGCGGAAAAATAGTATTCCTCTACTGTACTCACTCGATCTGCAAAACCTTTCATCTGTTTTTTTTATTTTCTACTTAGGTATTCACCAAAAATTTTCACCTCTCCAAAGCTAGTCCGAATTTCTTCAATAGTATCCGAGAAAATGGAATGATCTCCAAAAACCAAGTCAATGAAAAATGCATACTCCCAAGGTTTTTCTATGACTGGAATGGATTGGATTTTACTTAAATCCATGCCGTTTTCAGCGATCAAAGTCAGGAGTTTGGCCAGCCCCCCTTTTTGATTCTGAATGGTGACCTTGATGGATGCTTTGTTGACTGACTGATCCGGCCTCACCGTGTCTTTCTGCAGGATGATAAATCGGGTGAAATTACTTTTTACCGTCTGGATATCCTGTGCTAGTATTTCCATACCATAAATCTTCGCCGCGACGGTGGATGCTATTGACGCCACACCTTTCCACTTCCCATTTGCGATATCTCTGGCAACAGATGCGGTATCGGTGTCTTCCTTGAGTTGGATATGAGGATGTTGCGCAAAAAAAGCTTTGCACTGCAATAATGCCATTGGATGGGAGCGAACTTCTGTGATTTCCTGTATGCTTTGCCCGGGCAAAGCCATAAACTGGTGTCCTATGGGCAGGTAATACTCATCTCGGATGCTCAGGCCATAGCGATCGATCAAATCATAATTTGGTAAAATCGCTCCTGCAATGGAGTTCTCAATAGCCATAACGGCATAATCTGCTTCCCCATTTGCTACGGCCCTGGCTACAGGTTCGAAAGTCGTGAAATCTAATATTTCTATTTGATCTCCAAAATTGCGCAGCGCAACCTGATGATGAAATGAACCCAGGACTCCTTGAATTGCAATCTTAACCTGTGCCATTAGATGTCCTGATTGAGAACAGAGATTCCTGCTAGTTGGCAATGCTTCCAAAAGCTGGGGTATGATTTATTCACTACTGCCGGATCTTCTATACTCACCCGGGTCTTGGTCAGCAAAGGCATAAAAGCCATCGCCATGCGGTGATCGTCATAGGTATGGATTTTCACTTCTGCCGGCATGGTGACAGATGGGATTACCTGATAGACTTCGGGCTCGATTTCCTTTAGATCAGCATTGAATTTTGCCAGCTCTTGTTGAAGTGCGTAAATTCGGTCAGTCTCCTTGATTTTCAGGCTTTCCAGTCCCGTGAATTTAGCATCTTGTCCCAAAATAGCGCAGGTCACGGCGATAGTCTGTGCCAAATCTGGGCAGTGAGTGAAGTCCCAACTTTTCAGGCCAGTCACTTCTTTTTTCTGGAGTAAAACTCCACCGTTTTGGAAAGTGCTTTTGATGCCTAGTTGATCCATGATCGCCACCACGGCAGAATCTCCCTGCAAACTATTTTCCTTTAGCCCCTCTAAAAACAATTCACCTGAATCGGCACAGGCTAGTAAACTAAACCAGTAACCTGCTCCCGACCAGTCACTTTCTACCGCAAAAGTAGTAGGCTGGTAAGCCTGCTTGGGTATGTTGATTTTATTTCCTTCCCATGAATAGCTGATGCCAAACTGCTTCATGGTGTCCAAGGTCATTTCTATGTATGATCTGGAACCTACCTTGCCTTGTAGTTCGATTTCCAGTCCTTTTGGTAGCAAGGGTGCGATCATCAGCATGGCAGAAATGTACTGGCTGGACACATCCCCACGGATTTTTACCTGATGGCTTTTCTGCTCAGTCAGCCCATGTACAGCCATAGGAGGGTAGCCTTCTGCTCCCAAATAGTGGATTTCTGCTCCTACTGTCCGCAGTGCATCTACTAATATGCCAATTGGACGCTCACACATACGTGGGGTGCCGGTCATCACCTTGTTTTGGTTGGTAATGGCAGCATAAGCCGTCAAAAACCGCATGGTCGTCCCCGCATCCAATACGTCAAAAACGGGAGGGTTTTTCTTGAGCAGGCTGATCATGGTCTGGGTATCACGTGCTTCAGCTAGATTGCTCAGGGTGTTTTTTCCTTCTGTCAGCGCATCTATGATCAGCACACGGTTAGACTCACTTTTGGAAGATGGCAGCGGTATATGTGAAGGAGCGAAATCTGATTTTTGAGCCAGATGAATAACTTCCATAGTTTCGGTTTTCAAGGGACTGATGTATTAGGTATGAGAAATGTTTTGGTAATAATGAATGGCTTCGAGGATTTCTTGCCGGGTAACTGGTATGTTATAGGTGCAGTCGCCTATGGAACTCAGCAGGGAAAACATCAATTCTTTGCCTTCGTTTTTTTTGTCTTGCAGGCAAAAATCCAACACAGGAGCCAAGTCGCTTTCCTGGATTTCTATTTTCCCGTAAACTTTCAGGAAAGCATCCTGAATCTGCTTCAGTTCAGCCATGGACAGATCCAGTTTTTTATGGGAAAGCCAAGCTTCGCAAATCATTCCTACTGCGATAGCTTCTCCATGTAATAGGTGTCTGGGACCATCTAGAAAGTAGGTTTCGAATGCATGGCCTATGGTATGCCCAAAATTCAGGATCTTTCGCAGACCGGCTTCTTTTGGATCTGCCTCTACCACAGATTTTTTGATCTCTACAGAATGATGGATGAGCGGTGCCCAATAGGAATCTTGCCAATGATCGAAATCCAGACTTTCGAAATACTGCTTGTCACGGATCAGTCCATGCTTGATGATCTCAGCATAGCCAGACCGGATCTCTTTTTCAGGTAAGGTTTTCAGGAATTGAGACGCTACAATGACCGTTTCAGGTTCATTGAACACGCCCAAGTGATTTTTTAGGCCTTCGAAATCTACGCCCAGTTTCCCACCTACGCTAGCGTCCACTTGGGAAAGCAGGGTAGTAGGCATATTGATAAAACGTATACCTCTTTTGTAAATACTGGCGCAAAAGCCCCCCATGTCACCCAAAACTCCTCCTCCAATATTGAGGAAAAGTGCTTTCCGATCGAGCTGGGCTTCAGTCATGGCAGCCCAGATTTTCATGCAGGTGGCGATAGTCTTATTTTTTTCTCCAGGGTCTATGCTGTAAAAAATACTATTGGATGGAAAAACCTCTTCTACAATAGGCAGGCAGTGTTCCTTAGTATTTTCGTCTGTCAAAATAAAAATGCTGGAATATTTGATTCCGCTGAGTACAGCAGTCAAATCTACAGATGCATTTTCAGAAAAGATTATTGAGTTCACGAAGGATAAAGTTTACTGAGTTTAAAATTAAAAAAATCTAAGGGGAGAGGAGTCCTTCCCCTCAGATTTGAATAAGCTCAGTGATGATGTGTTACTAGTTTTGATCCTTGGTAGCTTTCAGCTCTTGAGCTAGGGCTACTTACTAGCAGTTTTAAATATTATTTTTTAACTGCATCAGCTTCTCTAAGCTGCTTTTCTTGACGCTTTACTGACTCCTCGTGTATACAATAAAGCAATTCGCGCATAAACTTCTCGCTTAGGTTTTTGGCTACTCCCTTTGCCGTACGGCCTTCCATTACTTCTTTCCAACGGTCAGACTGGAATACGGATAAGTGATGCTCTCTTTTATGCGCTCCGATCTGGTCGATCACCGCAAATCTTTCCTGAAGAATGTCTAGCAACTGGTCGTCCAGATGATCTACTGCTCTTCTCAGGTCGTTTAGTTTTTCGCTAGGCTGCTCAGATTCCAAAGGCTTCTTGAAGTCAATAGCTGCGATGATTTCTTTCAGTCTTTTAGGAGTCACTTGTTGTTTGGCATCAGACCAAGCTTTGTCTGGATCGTGGTGAGTTTCGATCATCAGACCGTCCAGTCCGAAGTTTATCGCTTTTTGGGAGATTTCAAGGATTCCATCTCTTTTTCCTACTATATGAGAGGGGTCATTGATGACTTCCATACCTGTCCATACACGTTTCAGGTGCATAGGCATAGACCAGTTTGGCTTGTTTCTGAATCTTTTGTCGTAAGCATCAGAGAAACCTCTGTGAATAGCTGCCAATTTATCCAGACCTACTGCGTGGAATCTTTCCAAAGCTCCCATCCAAAGGTCAAGATCGGGGTTCATTGGGTTTTTTACCATTACAGGGATATCTGTTCCTTTCAGCGCATCGGCAATTTCCTGTACGGCGAAAGGGTTTACTGTAGTTCTGGCACCCACCCAAACCACGTCCACGTTGTTTCTAAGGGCGATTTCTGCATGAGCTGCATTGCCTACCTCCACGGTAATTGGGATGTTCAGATGATGACGTACGATTTCCATCCACTTTAAGCCTTCCTCACCTATACCTTCGAAGCTTCCCGGTCTGGTGCGTGGCTTCCAGATTCCTGCACGGAACATGGATGGGATGATGTTGTTTTCTTTCATTTCCAGACAGATCTTTTCGATCTGCTCAGGAGATTCTGCAGAGCAAGGTCCTGCGATGATGGTGGGTCCGGTCAGGCCGAGGCCCCAGTCTTTGATTTGTTTGTGCGCTTTCATATGATTACTGAGCTTTAAATGAAAAAAGCCCGACTCTTTCGAATCGGGCTTTATGTGTTTATATTTTCTTTTAGTTTTTGGCTAGGCAATACACAGCACCGATTCGATTTTGGCTTCGAAAGTAAAAGTAAAAGAAGGTAAAATATGTCGCTGCTGCTTTTAACATGTGCCAAATGTAATAGCCCAATTTTTAAAAACAAAATAATTTTTCTTCTCTTAAATTGATAATCTCCTAATAGCAGTTGGCTTTCTTTTGATTTATTGTAATTCTCCTTTGAAAATCCCTGATCTGTAAAATTATATTTTGTTTTTGATTTGAATTTTTTAAGATTCTTCCTGAAATTTTTTTAAGCAAACTGGCTGAAAATGAATCTGATCTATGAGTGCTGAAAGTGTAATGAGCTTTAATTCAAAGTCGGCTGACCTCTAGAAAACACCCTGATAGCTAAGGTAAAAGCTTGTTTCAAATATCAGAACAATCCCTGTCCAAAAGCAGTTTTTTTAATATCTTTGCGCCTTATTTAAGGATTATGCCTGCCCAACCCAATATTTCTTTTGAAAATTTAAAAGTTGCCTTTGCTTCAAAATCAGATGCGGAGCTAAAGAGGATGCACTTGGTCTTTGCTTTATTGAACAATAAAACTGTCTCAGACATAGGTATAAGCTTGACGCATTTCGCACTGAAACTTCATCTTCCGATCAAGTGGATCATGAAGCAGACGATGTTTGGTCATTTTTGCGGTGGAGAGACCATTGCAGAAAGTGTGGAAGACTGTAAGGGACTGGCTGAGTTTGGGATTGAATCTTGTCTGGACTATTCGGTGGAGGGGAAAGGTGATGAGGAGAGTTTCGAAAAGACCACAAAGGAAATCCATCAGACCTTGGTGGAGTCAGCCAAAACGGACTATTTGCCTTTCGGTGTGCTGAAGGTGACTGGATTAGGTGACTACCATATCCTGACCAAAATCCAGGCTAAAGAAAAATTATCCGATAAGGAGGAGGCAGCATTCCAGCGTTGTAAAGCCAGAGTGGATTTGCTTTGCAAAGCTGCTTATGACCTGGGATTGAGAATCCTGATTGATGCGGAAGAGTCATGGTTTCAGGATGTAGTGGATGCCTTGACATATGAGGCCATGGAAAAGTACAATACCGAACGCTGTGTGGTGTACAATACTTTCCAGATGTACCGGGCAGATATGCTTGGCAGGCTAAAGGAAGCAAAAGTGCAGGCAGCAGAGCGAGGGTATAAATTGGGTGCAAAGCTGGTACGGGGAGCATACATGGAAAAGGAGCGAGAGCGGGCTCATGAGCTAGGCTATCCCAGCCCGATCCAGCCGGATAAAGCTGCTACGGATAGGGATTATAATGCGGGGGTGGAGTTTTGTCTAGCGCATCACGAGCAGGTTTACCTCATGAGTGGCTCACATAATGAGAACAGTAACTTGTTAGTCGTGGAACTGATGGATAAATTTGGCATTGATCCTAAGTCTGACCAGGTTTTCTTTGGGCAGCTTTATGGAATGAGTGATAATATTTCCTTCAATTTGGCCAATGCCGGTTATCGCGTTTTGAAATATGTGCCTTATGGTCCGGTAGAAAAAGTAATGCCATACCTGACCCGAAGAGCGGCTGAAAACTCTAGCATAGCAGGACAGAGCAGTAGGGAGTTTGAACTAATCAAACGGGAAATAGCCAGAAGGAAGCAAAATAATTGATCAATTGGCAGTCTCAGCCGTGGTGCTGAGGTCCATAGACGGTAATCTAAGGTATTGGAAAAATTCTAATACATTAACTAGTTCAAATTTGGCATTGCTTAGCGCAAATGCTGAATTTCAAATTTTGAATTATAAATTTCAAATCATATACAATGCAACTTTTAAGCGAACAGGAACTTGAACGTAGGAAAGATAGGGAAGAATTGATGAAGCTAGGGATAAACCCTTATCCAGCGGAGGCTTTTCCCATCAATGTCACCGCGGAGGATATTCATCGTAACTATGAAAACCGCAAAAATGACTACAAGAGCATTTCCATCGCTGGCCGGCTGATGAGCCGTAGAATTATGGGTTCGGCTTCTTTTGGCGAAATCCAAGATGCATCTGGCCGTCTGCAATTCTATGTGCGTCGTGATGATATCTGTGAAGGAGAAGACAAGACGCTTTATAATACTGTATTCAAAAAGCTCTTGGGTATAGGAGATTTCCTAGGCTTGAAAGGCTATATTTTTACCACTCAAACCGGTGAGATTTCACTTCATGTGACGGAATTGACCATTCTTTCCAAATCTATCAAGCCCCTGCCGGTGGTAAAACGTGATGAGGAAGGCAATGTGCACGATGGTTTTACCGATCCTGAGATGAGATACCGTCAGCGCTATGTGGATTTGACCGTAAATCCTGAGGTGAAGAAGACCTTTATCACGCGCTCTAAAATCATCACTCAGATGAGGCGGTATTTTGATGATCATGGCTGGCTAGAGGTGGAGACACCTATCCTTCAGGCCGTGCATGGAGGAGCTGCGGCTCGTCCTTTTGATACGCATCATAATACGCTGGATATGCCGCTTTACCTGCGTATTGCCAATGAACTATATCTGAAAAGACTTATCGTAGGCGGATTCGACGGTGTCTACGAGTTTGGGAAAATGTTCCGAAATGAGGGCATGGACCGCACACATAATCC
This genomic window from Algoriphagus sp. TR-M9 contains:
- a CDS encoding prephenate dehydrogenase, producing MKKLHIIGLGLLGGSFALAAKSKFPEISISGTDASEKNLQDALNLGIIQEAKDQPDADVDIVILATPADTLGDLLLKTLDQVGEETLVFDVGSTKAKLCKLVADHPKRKQYLAAHPIAGTEYSGPKAAFADLLTRKVLIICDLEKTDLQLKEKAYELFDALNIKLRFMDPEEHDRHLAFVSHLSHVSSFMLGKTVLQKMEDEKNIFDMAGSGFASTVRLAKSSPAMWAPILTENKDNILSALDGYISNLTAFREKIAANDGAGLSEEMTEINKIREILDLEK
- a CDS encoding pyridoxal phosphate-dependent aminotransferase; translation: MKGFADRVSTVEEYYFSAKLREVNQMIAEGKPIINLGIGSPDLAPDKLVTEALKNTADNPQAHGYQSYQGIPELRTAISNFYSRAYGVSLDPSKEILPMMGSKEGIMHLSLTFLNPGDEVLVPNPGYPTYTSVCKLVGAKPIYYSIDLEKAGRPNFEEIENQDLSKVKIMWINYPHMPTGAPGSKTLMQELVTFAKKHEIVLLHDNPYSHILTKEPLSILSIPEAKEVALELNSLSKAFNMPGWRVGMLTGREDWISKVLKVKSNMDSGMFLGIQKGAIAALNLGESWFADIESTYQSRRKLVWKLADKLGLTYDEKAAGLFVWCKVPEGKTADQIVDELLYERYIFITPGKIFGSDGNDYVRFSLCMPEFKILEAINRIK
- a CDS encoding prephenate dehydratase — encoded protein: MAQVKIAIQGVLGSFHHQVALRNFGDQIEILDFTTFEPVARAVANGEADYAVMAIENSIAGAILPNYDLIDRYGLSIRDEYYLPIGHQFMALPGQSIQEITEVRSHPMALLQCKAFFAQHPHIQLKEDTDTASVARDIANGKWKGVASIASTVAAKIYGMEILAQDIQTVKSNFTRFIILQKDTVRPDQSVNKASIKVTIQNQKGGLAKLLTLIAENGMDLSKIQSIPVIEKPWEYAFFIDLVFGDHSIFSDTIEEIRTSFGEVKIFGEYLSRK
- a CDS encoding 3-phosphoshikimate 1-carboxyvinyltransferase, coding for MEVIHLAQKSDFAPSHIPLPSSKSESNRVLIIDALTEGKNTLSNLAEARDTQTMISLLKKNPPVFDVLDAGTTMRFLTAYAAITNQNKVMTGTPRMCERPIGILVDALRTVGAEIHYLGAEGYPPMAVHGLTEQKSHQVKIRGDVSSQYISAMLMIAPLLPKGLEIELQGKVGSRSYIEMTLDTMKQFGISYSWEGNKINIPKQAYQPTTFAVESDWSGAGYWFSLLACADSGELFLEGLKENSLQGDSAVVAIMDQLGIKSTFQNGGVLLQKKEVTGLKSWDFTHCPDLAQTIAVTCAILGQDAKFTGLESLKIKETDRIYALQQELAKFNADLKEIEPEVYQVIPSVTMPAEVKIHTYDDHRMAMAFMPLLTKTRVSIEDPAVVNKSYPSFWKHCQLAGISVLNQDI
- the aroB gene encoding 3-dehydroquinate synthase, with protein sequence MNSIIFSENASVDLTAVLSGIKYSSIFILTDENTKEHCLPIVEEVFPSNSIFYSIDPGEKNKTIATCMKIWAAMTEAQLDRKALFLNIGGGVLGDMGGFCASIYKRGIRFINMPTTLLSQVDASVGGKLGVDFEGLKNHLGVFNEPETVIVASQFLKTLPEKEIRSGYAEIIKHGLIRDKQYFESLDFDHWQDSYWAPLIHHSVEIKKSVVEADPKEAGLRKILNFGHTIGHAFETYFLDGPRHLLHGEAIAVGMICEAWLSHKKLDLSMAELKQIQDAFLKVYGKIEIQESDLAPVLDFCLQDKKNEGKELMFSLLSSIGDCTYNIPVTRQEILEAIHYYQNISHT
- a CDS encoding bifunctional 3-deoxy-7-phosphoheptulonate synthase/chorismate mutase type II; its protein translation is MKAHKQIKDWGLGLTGPTIIAGPCSAESPEQIEKICLEMKENNIIPSMFRAGIWKPRTRPGSFEGIGEEGLKWMEIVRHHLNIPITVEVGNAAHAEIALRNNVDVVWVGARTTVNPFAVQEIADALKGTDIPVMVKNPMNPDLDLWMGALERFHAVGLDKLAAIHRGFSDAYDKRFRNKPNWSMPMHLKRVWTGMEVINDPSHIVGKRDGILEISQKAINFGLDGLMIETHHDPDKAWSDAKQQVTPKRLKEIIAAIDFKKPLESEQPSEKLNDLRRAVDHLDDQLLDILQERFAVIDQIGAHKREHHLSVFQSDRWKEVMEGRTAKGVAKNLSEKFMRELLYCIHEESVKRQEKQLREADAVKK
- a CDS encoding proline dehydrogenase family protein, which encodes MPAQPNISFENLKVAFASKSDAELKRMHLVFALLNNKTVSDIGISLTHFALKLHLPIKWIMKQTMFGHFCGGETIAESVEDCKGLAEFGIESCLDYSVEGKGDEESFEKTTKEIHQTLVESAKTDYLPFGVLKVTGLGDYHILTKIQAKEKLSDKEEAAFQRCKARVDLLCKAAYDLGLRILIDAEESWFQDVVDALTYEAMEKYNTERCVVYNTFQMYRADMLGRLKEAKVQAAERGYKLGAKLVRGAYMEKERERAHELGYPSPIQPDKAATDRDYNAGVEFCLAHHEQVYLMSGSHNENSNLLVVELMDKFGIDPKSDQVFFGQLYGMSDNISFNLANAGYRVLKYVPYGPVEKVMPYLTRRAAENSSIAGQSSREFELIKREIARRKQNN